The Microbacterium natoriense genomic interval ACTCGGTATCGTGATCGGATCGCGTGCCAGCTACCTCGACGACCCGGCGCAAGTCCGCGACCACATCGCCGGCTACATGCTCGTCAACGATATCAGCGAGAGAGCTTTCCAGCTCGAGCGCGGCGGTCAGTGGCTCAAGGGAAAGTCCGCAGAGACCTTCAATCCCGCCGGCCCCTGGCTTGCCACCCCGGATGAGTTCGAGAACATCCTCAGTCTCGATATGTGGCTCGATGTCAACGGCATCCGGCGTCAAGTCGGGTCCACAGCGACGATGATCTTCGATCCTTACGTCATCGTTCACTATGTCAGCCAATTCCTCGTGCTCGAGCCGGGAGACCTCATCAATACCGGTACGCCTCCTGGCGTCGGGCTCGGATTCGACCCCGCCGATCTGGTTGCGCCCGGGCGACGTCATGGAACTGGGCATAACAGGGCTGGGCACGCAGCGGCAAGCAGTCACCGCGTGGTCTCCTGCCGCGCGATCGGAGAGGCGCGCGTGACCCGCGCTCTCATCACGGGTGCAGGCAGGGGCCTGGGCGCGGCTGCAGCCGACCGCCTGGAACGTGACGGCATCGAAGTGATCCGCGTTGATATCGGCGGCGACGACGTCCTCGCACTCGATGTCACAGATGAGGAAGCCGTGTCACGCATGGCAGATCGCGTCGGCCCCGTAGACATCTTGATCAATTCGGCGGGCGTTGTGGGGCCGAACACTCCTCTACTGTCGACAACTGCGGACCAATGGCGCTCGGTTCTGGACGTGAACGTGCTCGGCACAGTGGCGACGATGAGAGCATTCATCCCTGCAATGGTCGAGCGCGGGTGGGGGCGCGTCGTCAATCTGGCGAGCATGGCGGGCAAAGACGGAAACCCCAACCTTTCGGTCTATTCGGCGTCGAAGGCGGCAGTGATCGCTCTGACCAAGTCGGCAGGCAAAGAGCTGGCCACGACCGGGGTGCTGGTCAATGCGGTCGCTCCCGCGGTGATCTCCACGCCGATGAATCAAGACACCGCTCCCGATGTACTCGCCCACATCACCAGCCTCATCCCGATGAAGCGGGTGGGCACGCCCGCGGAGGTCGCAGAATTGATCGCCTGGCTCTCGTCCGGGAACGTCAGCTTCTCAACCGGCGCCGTTTACGACATCAGCGGTGGACGAGCGACATACTGACCGATCCGGGATGGCCGCGACGACGTCGATCTCCACGAGGAACCCCGCCAGCTGTGAGCCGACAGTGGTGCGCACGGGAAACGGCTCGCAGAACGCTTCACGGTACGCGACGTTGAATTCGGCGAAGTCATCAAGGTCCGCAAGATGCACGGTGACCTTCACGCAGTCATCAAGCGAGAGCTGGCGTTCGGCGAGCACGGCGGCA includes:
- a CDS encoding SDR family oxidoreductase, with product MSSSKSTFIIEAFQTLLQSGVWFPKHLGEASMRLMRIGAVGAEKPSVLLDADNYVDLSDLVHDFDEEFFGSGGVSRITPIVAERARAGAVNSLGSQRIGAPIARPHQIICVGLNFADHAAESGQAVPEEPILFSKSPNTIVGPNDDVRLPRGSTKADWEVELGIVIGSRASYLDDPAQVRDHIAGYMLVNDISERAFQLERGGQWLKGKSAETFNPAGPWLATPDEFENILSLDMWLDVNGIRRQVGSTATMIFDPYVIVHYVSQFLVLEPGDLINTGTPPGVGLGFDPADLVAPGRRHGTGHNRAGHAAASSHRVVSCRAIGEARVTRALITGAGRGLGAAAADRLERDGIEVIRVDIGGDDVLALDVTDEEAVSRMADRVGPVDILINSAGVVGPNTPLLSTTADQWRSVLDVNVLGTVATMRAFIPAMVERGWGRVVNLASMAGKDGNPNLSVYSASKAAVIALTKSAGKELATTGVLVNAVAPAVISTPMNQDTAPDVLAHITSLIPMKRVGTPAEVAELIAWLSSGNVSFSTGAVYDISGGRATY
- a CDS encoding RidA family protein, with the translated sequence MTKRSFTTSNAPRPAGPYSQGIEANGFFYTAGFGPHDPDDGTYAETVTDQTRQVLRNIAAVLAERQLSLDDCVKVTVHLADLDDFAEFNVAYREAFCEPFPVRTTVGSQLAGFLVEIDVVAAIPDRSVCRSSTADVVNGAG